In Sphaeramia orbicularis chromosome 14, fSphaOr1.1, whole genome shotgun sequence, the following are encoded in one genomic region:
- the ca4a gene encoding carbonic anhydrase 4a: MKHLILPLVLVSVWRFCSGAGDWCYQSQFTCEHQCNTPDKWTHANGDCGGKSQSPINVVTRKTLPDARLTPFDFNNYQQIFRGTIKNNGHSVQVGVPHLSTVSGGGLPTTYKAVQFHLHWGDNGGPGSEHTIDGEQYPMELHIVHMKHHYTDLTTALSDPEGVAVLGFFYERSNSANRKYEPIINALRSIKTTNGNTSLPPVSLAQLIPAQQNLTSYYRYKGSLTTPGCTEAVVWTLFENPIPLSTEQLRTFSELKFHDGKPMVGTFRPVQPLNGRQVYRSGGAAVLASTTVLVAAVAVALGLSRPN, translated from the exons ATGAAGCATCTGATCCTGCCTTTGGTCCTGGTGTCGGTCTGGAGGTTCTGCTCCGGAGCTGGAG ATTGGTGTTACCAGTCCCAGTTCACCTGTGAACACCAATGCAACA CTCCAGATAAATGGACTCATGCCAACGGTGACTGTGGAGGAAAGTCCCAGTCGCCCATCAACGTGGTGACCAGGAAGACCCTCCCCGATGCCCGCCTCACCCCCTTCGACTTCAACAACTACCAGCAGATCTTCAGGGGGACCATCAAGAACAACGGACACTCAG TCCAGGTCGGCGTCCCCCACCTCAGCACCGTCTCGGGGGGGGGTCTGCCCACCACGTACAAGGCCGTCCAGTTCCACCTGCACTGGGGGGACAATGGGGGACCCGGGTCAGAACACACCATCGACGGGGAGCAATACCCCATGGAG CTCCATATCGTCCACATGAAACATCACTACACTGACCTGACGACAGCGCTGTCCGACCCAGAGGGCGTCGCTGTGCTTGGATTCTTCTACGAG AGGTCCAACAGCGCCAACAGGAAGTACGAGCCTATCATCAATGCCCTGAGGAGCATCAAGACCACAA ACGGGAACACGTCGCTGCCTCCCGTCTCCTTGGCCCAGCTGATCCCGGCTCAGCAGAACCTGACCAGTTACTACCGGTACAAAGGCTCTCTGACCACGCCGGGCTGCACCGAGGCTGTGGTCTGGACGCTGTTTGAGAACCCCATCCCTCTGAGCACCGAGCAG CTGCGAACCTTCTCTGAGCTCAAGTTCCACGACGGGAAGCCGATGGTGGGGACCTTCAGGCCCGTGCAGCCTCTCAATGGGCGCCAGGTGTACCGGTCTGGTGGTGCCGCCGTCCTCGCCAGCACCACGGTCCTGGTGGCCGCCGTTGCCGTCGCCCTGGGCCTGTCCCGCCCCAACTAG